A window from Cryobacterium sp. SO1 encodes these proteins:
- a CDS encoding polysaccharide biosynthesis tyrosine autokinase, with protein MELRDYIRILRKGWVVIVLLTLVGVGAAAAYSLTLTPRYSATAKVFVSTQGAGTTSELQQGSTFTVQRVKTYSSLVSTPIVLLPVIETLGLGITSDQLAGRVTASAPLDTSIITINVSDTDPARAAETANAVSASLAAVVEEIESPDAVDALSPVKLTPAQEATVPARPMSPNVPLNIVLGTILGLALGLTVAVLRETLETRIRNERDVEGVTDVPILGGIVFDPRAHDRPLIVHSDPRSPRAESFRTLRTNLQFLDVGRADRSFVVTSSIESEGKSTTGANLAIALADAGSRVLLVDADLRRPTVAEYMGVEGAVGLTDLLIDRAELEDLIQPWGKGELFVLPAGQIPPNPSELLGSARMNHFIGEFNKMFDVVIYDTPPLLPVTDAAILAKSVGGTIVVVAAGRTHKNQLQGALSALRNVGAPVSGLVLTMVPTKGPDAYGYGRYGHGYGYGNGTEVAEVSTPAPAPKVSV; from the coding sequence GTGGAACTTCGCGACTACATTCGAATCCTGCGCAAAGGTTGGGTGGTTATCGTCTTGTTGACCCTGGTCGGAGTCGGTGCCGCCGCCGCATACTCGCTCACTCTGACCCCTCGCTACAGCGCGACAGCGAAGGTGTTCGTCTCCACCCAGGGAGCGGGGACCACCAGCGAACTCCAGCAGGGCAGCACGTTCACCGTGCAGCGGGTGAAGACCTACTCCAGCTTGGTGTCCACACCGATCGTGCTCCTGCCGGTGATCGAGACCCTTGGGCTGGGCATCACGAGCGATCAGCTCGCGGGTAGGGTCACCGCTTCGGCACCTCTGGACACTTCGATCATCACCATCAACGTCTCCGATACGGATCCGGCGCGAGCGGCTGAAACCGCGAACGCCGTCTCGGCGAGCCTCGCAGCGGTGGTGGAGGAAATCGAGTCCCCCGACGCCGTCGACGCTCTGTCCCCGGTCAAACTCACCCCCGCGCAGGAGGCCACCGTTCCGGCGAGGCCGATGAGCCCGAACGTGCCCCTGAATATCGTGCTCGGTACCATTCTCGGCCTGGCCCTGGGACTGACCGTGGCCGTGCTCCGCGAAACGCTGGAGACCCGCATCCGCAACGAGCGCGACGTCGAAGGAGTCACCGACGTCCCGATCCTGGGGGGCATCGTGTTCGACCCCCGCGCCCATGACCGGCCTCTTATCGTGCACTCCGACCCACGCAGCCCCCGTGCCGAATCGTTCCGCACGCTGCGCACCAATTTACAGTTCCTCGACGTGGGTCGGGCGGACCGCAGCTTCGTGGTTACGTCGTCCATCGAGAGTGAGGGCAAGAGCACCACCGGCGCTAACCTGGCCATCGCTTTGGCGGATGCCGGCTCGCGCGTTCTCCTTGTCGATGCCGACCTGCGCCGGCCCACGGTTGCCGAGTACATGGGTGTTGAGGGTGCTGTCGGGCTCACCGACCTGCTCATCGACCGCGCGGAGCTCGAAGACCTGATCCAGCCGTGGGGCAAGGGCGAGCTGTTCGTCCTCCCGGCAGGGCAGATCCCGCCGAACCCCAGCGAGCTGCTCGGCTCGGCTCGCATGAACCACTTCATCGGTGAGTTCAACAAGATGTTCGATGTGGTCATCTACGACACCCCGCCGCTTCTTCCCGTCACCGACGCCGCCATCCTGGCCAAGAGCGTCGGAGGCACGATCGTCGTGGTCGCCGCTGGACGTACTCATAAGAACCAGCTCCAGGGCGCCCTCAGCGCGCTCCGCAATGTGGGTGCGCCGGTCTCCGGACTGGTGCTCACCATGGTGCCGACGAAGGGACCGGACGCCTACGGGTACGGCCGCTACGGCCACGGCTACGGATATGGCAACGGAACCGAGGTGGCCGAAGTTTCGACGCCCGCACCGGCACCGAAGGTGAGCGTGTGA